The Citrifermentans bemidjiense Bem genome window below encodes:
- a CDS encoding GSU3473 family protein yields the protein MLIQVAYDDEKYDYVKDFMLEKLIDTGAISKFRRSSGWVHVGVDPIRKRTTQSKAVEQGSGSEAEMRGEVEKRSEPYTGIERRAVNA from the coding sequence ATGCTCATTCAAGTGGCTTACGACGACGAGAAATATGACTACGTGAAGGACTTCATGCTGGAGAAGTTGATTGACACCGGCGCCATTTCCAAGTTCAGGCGCAGTTCCGGGTGGGTGCATGTAGGCGTTGACCCCATCCGCAAGCGCACCACCCAGAGCAAGGCGGTCGAACAAGGAAGCGGGAGCGAGGCAGAGATGAGGGGCGAGGTAGAGAAAAGAAGCGAGCCCTATACCGGGATCGAGAGAAGGGCTGTGAACGCCTGA
- a CDS encoding ferritin-like domain-containing protein — translation MNVFDFAMKIELQGKAYYETLAESARIPELKGIFTGLAADEQKHYDLFKSLKEGKNWGMADSTMLMQARSVFTDLIERPEAPRETQDALGAYQLALKMEAESVMLYEQMAKKEEDPVLVRLYLTLANEERSHYNILDNLCQLAKRPKECVQWRESEGKE, via the coding sequence ATGAACGTTTTTGACTTTGCTATGAAGATCGAGCTGCAAGGGAAGGCGTATTACGAAACACTGGCCGAGTCGGCCCGGATTCCGGAGCTGAAAGGAATCTTCACCGGTCTGGCAGCCGACGAACAAAAGCATTACGACCTGTTCAAAAGCCTAAAGGAGGGTAAGAACTGGGGAATGGCGGATTCGACCATGCTCATGCAGGCAAGGAGCGTCTTCACCGACCTGATCGAAAGGCCGGAGGCCCCGCGGGAGACGCAGGACGCGCTGGGCGCGTACCAGCTAGCGCTGAAGATGGAGGCTGAGAGCGTCATGCTCTACGAACAAATGGCCAAGAAAGAGGAAGATCCGGTGCTGGTGCGGCTTTACCTCACCCTTGCCAACGAAGAAAGAAGCCACTACAACATTCTGGACAACCTCTGCCAGCTCGCGAAGAGGCCCAAGGAGTGCGTGCAGTGGCGGGAGTCCGAGGGGAAGGAGTGA